A single genomic interval of Spirosoma linguale DSM 74 harbors:
- a CDS encoding Cupin 2 conserved barrel domain protein (PFAM: Cupin 2 conserved barrel domain protein~KEGG: dal:Dalk_4710 cupin 2 conserved barrel domain protein), whose protein sequence is MERITASLLHLERELTAHAQGAKQVFLRNSDTPTNVTQVAYGVFTKADYCELHTHPTMEECFFFLKGEGVYVVDDQTIPLNHGVFVRIPAGVPHRLEATGDDPLEYVYFGVATN, encoded by the coding sequence ATGGAACGGATAACGGCCTCCCTTCTGCACCTTGAGCGCGAGCTAACCGCTCACGCTCAGGGCGCAAAGCAGGTTTTTCTTCGGAACAGTGACACACCAACCAACGTAACGCAGGTTGCCTACGGTGTTTTTACGAAAGCGGACTACTGCGAACTGCATACACACCCCACCATGGAAGAGTGCTTTTTCTTTCTCAAAGGTGAGGGCGTTTATGTAGTCGATGACCAGACGATTCCGCTGAATCACGGTGTGTTTGTCAGGATTCCGGCGGGTGTTCCGCACCGGCTCGAAGCCACCGGCGACGACCCACTAGAGTATGTCTATTTCGGGGTTGCCACAAATTGA
- a CDS encoding polysaccharide biosynthesis protein (PFAM: polysaccharide biosynthesis protein; virulence factor MVIN family protein~KEGG: pin:Ping_2041 polysaccharide biosynthesis protein), with translation MASLFSLHVANMLLPLLTVPYVVRIIGPERLGLLNFSQAFVAYFTLLINYGFDMASVRAIAANRDNAEVKNWVFSEVVFGKSLLWVVSTIIFAIISSFVDDFRAHYWLHICTYIGTIGIVFFPVWLYQAMENLGRVALFNTIIKVLVTLTVFIFIQQPDDYVYQNLSLSLSQVIVSFVAFFVAVRRFDIHFSWPTLAQMTKRFRDDSTLFFTSVVATIYAGSNIFLLGMFSTPYNVGIFSAGTRIVGIAQAFVSLALNQAFFPIVANAFGQSEEKGLTIVRTIFFPVTLLMMLVSAGIWLIAPLFISMFYGAKFEEAVLVLRIVALLPITLGLNNLFGVHTMLSLRMDKAFFRISAVGSIVSLSLNALFIQRFGHVGVACSWVITEAFVTTSFYIYLRYKGIEVVKLSYLQEAITFSKSRLAVLFKQKS, from the coding sequence GTGGCTTCGCTCTTTAGTCTGCATGTGGCCAACATGCTGCTACCCCTGCTTACGGTTCCCTACGTAGTGCGCATCATCGGGCCGGAACGACTGGGACTGCTCAACTTTTCGCAGGCATTCGTCGCCTACTTTACCCTGCTGATCAACTACGGCTTCGACATGGCTTCGGTGCGGGCCATTGCCGCCAACCGCGACAATGCCGAGGTGAAGAACTGGGTGTTCAGCGAGGTGGTATTTGGTAAATCGCTGCTCTGGGTCGTCTCGACGATCATTTTCGCTATTATTTCTTCGTTTGTCGATGACTTCCGGGCGCATTACTGGCTGCACATCTGCACGTACATTGGCACCATTGGTATCGTTTTTTTCCCGGTCTGGCTGTACCAGGCCATGGAAAACCTGGGGCGGGTGGCCCTGTTCAACACCATCATCAAGGTACTGGTTACGCTTACGGTGTTCATCTTTATCCAGCAGCCCGACGATTACGTTTACCAGAACCTGTCGCTGAGTCTGTCGCAGGTAATAGTGAGTTTCGTTGCCTTCTTTGTAGCGGTCAGGCGTTTCGATATTCATTTTTCGTGGCCAACTCTGGCCCAGATGACGAAGCGGTTCCGCGACGACAGCACGTTGTTCTTCACGTCGGTCGTAGCCACGATTTATGCCGGGTCGAATATTTTTCTGCTTGGCATGTTCAGCACGCCCTATAACGTGGGCATTTTTTCGGCCGGTACGCGGATTGTGGGCATTGCTCAGGCGTTTGTGTCGCTGGCGCTGAATCAGGCGTTTTTCCCCATCGTAGCCAATGCATTCGGGCAAAGCGAAGAGAAAGGACTGACCATCGTGCGGACGATCTTCTTCCCCGTTACACTCCTGATGATGCTGGTTTCGGCGGGCATCTGGCTCATTGCCCCCCTCTTCATTTCGATGTTTTACGGGGCGAAGTTCGAAGAGGCTGTACTGGTGCTGCGCATCGTGGCCCTGCTGCCCATTACGCTCGGTCTCAATAATTTATTTGGGGTTCATACCATGCTCAGCCTGCGTATGGACAAAGCCTTCTTCAGGATTTCGGCCGTGGGTTCTATCGTGAGCCTGTCGCTCAATGCCCTGTTTATTCAACGTTTCGGCCACGTGGGCGTTGCCTGTTCGTGGGTCATTACCGAGGCCTTTGTTACCACATCCTTTTACATCTACCTCCGCTACAAAGGCATTGAGGTAGTAAAACTCAGTTACTTACAGGAAGCTATAACATTCAGCAAGAGCCGATTGGCAGTCCTGTTTAAGCAGAAATCATGA
- a CDS encoding glycosyl transferase family 2 (PFAM: glycosyl transferase family 2~KEGG: apl:APL_1469 glycosyl transferase family protein), which translates to MKRIAAVVVTFNRLNDLKICLASLHAQTRRADAIYVVNNGSTDGTDEWLKSQPELIVLTQANLGGAGGFATGIERTFQDGFDGIWCMDDDCIAAPDALENLLLSPNIGPAIKNCVSISVKDHEELAFYVDRPNQSYRKVTDMTQFDLVYGVASLFNGTLISAEVIRAIGIPDKKLFIWGDEVEYMTRAQKMGFPVVTVPTSVFYHPPSFDRNGIPWPGAWKQYYAVRNQRRIFQNMYGSKYGIVVFLQWSIRATLQQAKEKRQNRLYNFLLYGEAAFDSLLNNFRKRPETIFTVRLYRYMHK; encoded by the coding sequence ATGAAACGTATAGCTGCAGTTGTCGTAACCTTTAACCGACTGAACGATCTGAAAATCTGTTTGGCAAGCCTGCACGCGCAGACCCGCCGGGCCGATGCGATCTACGTCGTTAATAATGGAAGTACCGACGGCACCGACGAGTGGCTGAAAAGCCAGCCGGAGTTAATTGTGCTGACGCAGGCTAATCTGGGCGGAGCCGGAGGCTTCGCTACGGGTATCGAACGAACGTTTCAGGATGGGTTCGATGGTATCTGGTGCATGGACGACGATTGCATTGCCGCACCGGATGCGCTCGAAAACCTGCTGCTGTCGCCCAACATCGGGCCAGCCATCAAGAACTGCGTATCCATCAGCGTCAAAGACCACGAAGAACTGGCTTTTTACGTCGACCGGCCCAACCAGAGTTACCGGAAAGTGACCGACATGACCCAGTTCGATCTGGTGTATGGCGTGGCTTCTCTGTTCAATGGTACGCTCATCAGCGCGGAGGTGATCCGGGCCATCGGCATCCCCGACAAGAAACTGTTCATCTGGGGTGATGAAGTCGAATACATGACCCGCGCCCAGAAAATGGGTTTTCCGGTAGTTACCGTGCCAACATCGGTATTCTATCATCCGCCCTCCTTCGACCGAAACGGCATTCCCTGGCCCGGTGCCTGGAAGCAGTATTACGCCGTTCGGAATCAACGGCGCATTTTTCAGAACATGTACGGCAGCAAATACGGCATTGTCGTTTTCCTGCAATGGTCTATCCGGGCAACGCTGCAACAGGCTAAAGAGAAACGGCAAAACCGCCTGTACAACTTCCTGCTCTACGGCGAAGCGGCTTTCGACAGCCTGCTGAACAACTTCCGCAAACGCCCCGAAACGATTTTTACGGTTCGGCTTTATCGCTACATGCATAAATAA
- a CDS encoding glycosyl transferase group 1 (PFAM: glycosyl transferase group 1~KEGG: gur:Gura_2329 glycosyl transferase, group 1), with translation MNVLIATYLAPNSPSGVVTYTKALADDLADAGVGVHTVDATNTPVLWRKFLGILKRVMRPMGGAFFVLYDEFAYFTGIYLSARKLRGANIDLIHAQDPRSGVAAYLALGRRAPIVLTCHFNDDPIKELVDHFVLKPGFTKRLTNWYAYLFSYISNYVFVSNYAYTQSKHLLPANVNRQILRNTVKLTGSVSKSRPAELAPDTFIISNVGYIDERKNQKLLLEIGRELRSQGIHNFIIWLIGDGPKRAEYEQLAQQSDLNNHVRFMGRQAAPWQLVAQSDLYVHTALNDNCPYSIVEAFAVETPVLALPVGGIPEMLPKDAGLFVGTTPADLADEVAYYMEPARREQLIDDQRANAAVSFNHRANLEKLLSFYRQTVDVSADTVTQLTPVL, from the coding sequence ATGAATGTACTGATTGCCACGTATCTCGCCCCAAACTCACCCTCGGGTGTTGTCACCTACACCAAAGCACTGGCCGACGATCTGGCCGATGCCGGTGTTGGCGTGCATACCGTCGATGCGACCAATACGCCGGTTCTCTGGCGGAAATTTCTGGGCATCCTGAAGCGGGTGATGCGGCCAATGGGCGGTGCGTTTTTCGTGCTGTACGACGAGTTTGCGTACTTCACCGGTATCTACCTGTCTGCGCGCAAGCTGCGAGGTGCCAACATCGACCTCATTCACGCACAGGACCCCCGCTCGGGCGTAGCGGCTTACCTGGCGCTGGGTCGACGGGCACCCATCGTGCTGACATGCCACTTCAACGACGACCCCATAAAGGAACTGGTCGACCATTTTGTGCTGAAGCCGGGCTTCACCAAACGGCTTACCAACTGGTACGCTTACCTGTTTTCGTACATCAGCAATTACGTTTTTGTCTCGAATTACGCCTACACCCAGTCGAAGCACCTGTTACCGGCGAATGTCAACCGGCAAATTCTCCGCAACACCGTTAAGCTGACAGGTTCGGTGAGCAAGAGCCGCCCGGCCGAGCTAGCCCCCGACACGTTCATTATCAGCAACGTGGGCTATATCGACGAGCGAAAGAACCAGAAACTCCTGCTGGAGATCGGCCGCGAACTCCGCAGTCAGGGTATTCACAACTTTATAATCTGGCTGATTGGCGACGGCCCGAAACGCGCCGAATATGAACAGCTCGCTCAACAGTCTGACCTGAACAATCATGTCCGGTTTATGGGTCGGCAGGCCGCGCCCTGGCAGTTGGTGGCCCAGAGCGACCTCTACGTTCACACGGCCCTGAACGACAATTGTCCCTACTCCATTGTCGAAGCCTTTGCCGTGGAGACGCCCGTTCTGGCCTTGCCTGTGGGTGGAATCCCCGAAATGCTGCCCAAAGACGCAGGACTTTTTGTGGGAACAACGCCCGCTGATCTGGCGGACGAAGTCGCTTATTACATGGAACCTGCCCGGCGGGAACAACTGATCGATGATCAGCGGGCCAATGCCGCCGTATCGTTCAACCACCGGGCTAACCTCGAAAAACTGCTTTCGTTTTACCGGCAAACGGTGGATGTTTCTGCCGATACCGTCACTCAACTGACTCCCGTCTTATGA
- a CDS encoding hypothetical protein (KEGG: sde:Sde_0152 hypothetical protein) yields MITWVYRFVLFLLLFGMSALIYGGNALNPLFDKAVSGTALIGIVGLVVYYFDQPGIYKVAAWMILLGVIGLVLESKYDYGQFVYSYFVIKRFAYCGLALLTYAIARKVGDINIQHIVLLIFGFYIINQLFLGQIFSYNLTSESRTVTSNEALYLVIPCLYYLMLYLRDRQVRDLLLTLFTFAFIVFLLHRSVISAAFIAIGVVAGLSVMGKLPSRGFPMGRTIATFAVLLVLVAPLAGMLPDNKVAGFLENIGGILDPKDDNTGSWRLEQSEYYLSKIPDKPMLGWRYVGYDKGEIMENEDFPEKGTIIHSQYIDMLYNYGFVGLFINLLIILGTLWVMYRRNRVFTLEQTVLFGFIVSGLVYAVSYQLPVFFWGFVGLGMYYGLKRPAPDAPFDYTPFEEVDPAHPSQSTELTQSQSML; encoded by the coding sequence ATGATAACCTGGGTCTATCGGTTCGTCCTGTTTCTCCTGCTGTTCGGGATGAGTGCCCTGATCTACGGGGGCAACGCCCTGAATCCGCTGTTCGACAAAGCCGTTAGCGGTACCGCGCTGATTGGTATCGTCGGGCTGGTGGTGTACTACTTCGACCAGCCGGGTATTTATAAAGTAGCGGCCTGGATGATCCTGTTGGGCGTTATCGGGCTGGTTCTCGAATCGAAGTACGACTATGGGCAGTTCGTTTATTCCTATTTCGTTATTAAACGCTTTGCGTACTGTGGGCTGGCGCTGCTTACCTATGCCATTGCCCGGAAAGTGGGCGACATAAACATTCAGCACATTGTGCTCCTGATTTTTGGCTTCTACATCATCAACCAGCTGTTTCTGGGGCAAATTTTCAGCTACAACCTTACCTCCGAGAGCCGCACCGTAACCTCAAACGAAGCCCTTTATTTGGTTATCCCGTGTCTGTATTACCTGATGCTCTACCTACGCGACCGCCAGGTTCGGGATTTACTGCTCACGCTGTTCACCTTCGCGTTCATCGTTTTCCTGCTGCACCGCTCGGTAATCTCGGCGGCTTTCATTGCCATTGGCGTCGTTGCCGGTCTGTCAGTGATGGGTAAACTGCCTAGCCGCGGCTTTCCCATGGGCCGTACCATCGCCACGTTCGCCGTGCTGCTGGTGCTGGTGGCTCCTCTGGCAGGTATGCTGCCCGACAATAAAGTGGCGGGCTTTCTGGAAAACATCGGCGGTATTCTCGACCCCAAAGATGACAATACGGGTAGCTGGCGGCTGGAGCAGTCGGAGTATTACCTGAGCAAAATACCCGACAAACCCATGCTGGGCTGGCGTTACGTTGGCTACGACAAGGGCGAGATCATGGAGAACGAGGACTTCCCCGAGAAGGGCACCATCATCCACTCGCAGTACATCGATATGCTTTACAACTACGGGTTTGTCGGGCTGTTCATCAACCTGCTCATCATTCTGGGCACGCTGTGGGTCATGTATCGCCGAAACCGGGTGTTCACTCTGGAGCAGACCGTTCTCTTCGGCTTTATTGTCAGCGGCCTTGTTTACGCCGTTTCGTATCAGTTACCCGTCTTTTTCTGGGGGTTTGTCGGGCTGGGCATGTACTACGGCCTCAAACGACCCGCACCCGACGCCCCCTTCGACTATACTCCTTTCGAGGAGGTTGATCCTGCCCATCCATCACAATCCACTGAGTTAACCCAAAGCCAATCAATGTTATGA
- a CDS encoding glycosyl transferase family 2 (PFAM: glycosyl transferase family 2~KEGG: gur:Gura_3779 glycosyl transferase family protein): MISVVIPVHNRLEYTRQCLACLSAQTYRNFQVIVVDDGSTDGTDIMISQEFPEVVVLKGDGNLWWTEATNWGIRYAQKTQDKRQENFILTLNDDTRVAPDYLQTMLDAYRKYKPCLIGSVSVDSDNPEKLEYAGASFELYTAGGRHLCEDYNNSYRELAARTAYVESHSLPGRGTLIPMEVFDKIGLYDSKRYIHYMSDIEFSVRARKAGYRLIVNVPSVVYEYVKATGIQVERKITLKEFINSFTSIKSPTNLRIRYNFAIDHSKTKALYFFFDVGRICTGFLLRKVRLMKPL; the protein is encoded by the coding sequence ATGATTAGTGTAGTTATACCTGTCCACAACCGCCTTGAGTACACCCGGCAATGCCTGGCGTGCCTTTCGGCGCAAACCTACCGCAATTTTCAGGTTATTGTCGTCGATGATGGTTCCACCGATGGTACCGACATCATGATCAGCCAGGAGTTCCCGGAGGTCGTTGTTCTGAAAGGCGACGGCAATTTATGGTGGACAGAAGCCACCAACTGGGGCATCCGCTACGCCCAGAAAACGCAGGACAAACGCCAGGAAAACTTTATCCTGACGCTGAACGACGATACCCGCGTAGCGCCCGACTACCTGCAAACCATGCTGGATGCTTATCGGAAGTACAAACCCTGCCTTATTGGGTCGGTGAGTGTAGACAGCGACAACCCCGAAAAGCTCGAATATGCCGGGGCTTCCTTTGAATTGTATACGGCGGGTGGTCGTCACCTGTGCGAAGACTATAACAATAGCTACCGCGAACTGGCCGCCAGAACGGCCTACGTTGAATCGCACTCGCTGCCCGGCCGGGGTACGCTGATTCCGATGGAGGTTTTCGATAAAATCGGCCTGTATGACTCCAAAAGATACATTCATTACATGTCGGACATCGAGTTTTCAGTGCGGGCGCGGAAGGCGGGTTACCGGCTGATCGTCAACGTGCCGAGTGTGGTGTATGAGTACGTAAAGGCAACGGGGATTCAGGTAGAGCGCAAAATAACGCTGAAGGAATTCATCAACAGCTTCACCTCCATCAAGTCGCCGACCAACCTGCGGATACGCTACAACTTTGCCATCGACCACTCCAAGACGAAAGCACTGTATTTCTTCTTCGACGTGGGCCGGATCTGCACGGGTTTTTTACTGCGTAAAGTAAGACTGATGAAACCGCTATAA
- a CDS encoding glycosyl transferase group 1 (PFAM: glycosyl transferase group 1~KEGG: mca:MCA1432 glycosyl transferase, group 1 family protein) → MKKVLLSAYACIPNQGSEEGTGWTYATTLSLNELEVHCLTKKDGRAAIDPLLANGFFPNLMVHYVLLPRWVDKFCNSNLIGMYFHYLYWQWSAMKLARRLDRIHQFDLVHHVTYGSIQLGSFMYKLRKPFIFGPVGGGQRAPENMKRYFGQYWSREWMRDWVGTILQYVNPGFYKSVATADRLVVTNMDTFALARKLRPNQPVDRIWDAGLSPSFLPAKAVEHYPGHQLKLLWTGRMLPRKALELTIQALGKVDRAIPVTLTIVGGKGEMAEQVPNYLDRYNVRDRVNWVGHVSYQEVKEFYEQSDVFFFTSLRDSCPHQLLEAMAYSLPVVTLDLHGQAELVDDSTGIRVKVTDEEQVVAELARAIEWMYHHPTERLAMGQAGYAFAQTQVWETKIRVFIDEIYPSVLPKPVTYAAALKRS, encoded by the coding sequence ATGAAAAAAGTGCTTCTATCCGCCTACGCCTGCATTCCCAATCAGGGTTCTGAAGAAGGAACGGGCTGGACGTACGCCACTACACTGAGCCTGAACGAGCTGGAAGTTCACTGTCTGACCAAAAAAGACGGCAGGGCAGCCATCGACCCACTACTGGCCAACGGCTTCTTTCCGAATCTGATGGTCCACTACGTGCTGCTGCCTAGGTGGGTCGACAAATTCTGCAACTCCAACCTGATCGGCATGTACTTTCATTACCTCTACTGGCAGTGGAGCGCGATGAAGCTGGCCCGTCGGCTGGACCGGATTCATCAGTTCGATTTGGTGCATCATGTCACGTACGGCAGCATTCAGCTGGGCAGTTTCATGTACAAGCTGCGCAAGCCGTTCATTTTTGGCCCCGTAGGTGGCGGACAGCGGGCACCCGAAAACATGAAGCGGTACTTCGGCCAGTACTGGTCGCGGGAGTGGATGCGCGACTGGGTAGGTACGATACTCCAGTACGTCAATCCGGGTTTTTACAAATCCGTAGCCACCGCCGACCGGCTGGTTGTGACCAACATGGACACCTTTGCCCTGGCCCGGAAATTACGCCCCAATCAGCCCGTCGATCGCATTTGGGACGCGGGCCTTAGCCCATCATTCCTGCCGGCGAAAGCAGTCGAACACTACCCCGGCCATCAACTGAAGTTGCTCTGGACGGGCCGCATGTTACCCCGAAAAGCCCTTGAATTGACAATTCAGGCGCTCGGGAAAGTGGATCGGGCCATTCCCGTAACCCTCACCATTGTGGGCGGCAAAGGCGAAATGGCCGAACAGGTACCGAATTATCTCGACCGCTACAACGTGCGCGACCGGGTAAACTGGGTGGGCCACGTGTCCTATCAGGAAGTAAAAGAGTTTTACGAGCAATCGGATGTATTCTTCTTCACGAGCCTGCGCGACTCCTGCCCGCATCAGTTGCTGGAAGCCATGGCTTACTCGCTGCCCGTTGTTACGCTGGATTTGCACGGCCAGGCCGAACTGGTGGACGATTCGACGGGTATCCGGGTGAAAGTCACCGACGAAGAGCAGGTCGTGGCTGAGCTGGCCCGCGCCATCGAGTGGATGTACCATCACCCAACAGAGCGGCTGGCCATGGGACAGGCGGGGTATGCCTTCGCCCAGACTCAGGTCTGGGAAACCAAGATCCGGGTGTTTATCGACGAGATATACCCGTCCGTTCTCCCCAAACCAGTTACGTACGCTGCGGCTCTCAAACGGAGCTAG
- a CDS encoding aldo/keto reductase (PFAM: aldo/keto reductase~KEGG: bra:BRADO4754 hypothetical protein) translates to MITLDQLSPLGIGTSRAASLGSRLATHDFVDFLRIASERGINLIDTADFYGSGDAERLISQGVRATGLPFFVVTKAGLPRVHTPGWLSPLNQIGKKIIQRAGAKKNYTSGYLIDSVRKSNKRLRVDAADALLLHEPDWADIADADSWDGLAQIQQQGLARYTGVSTNDYRVVEEGIRSGQVQLVQTSACWQENGTSSILALCRAHQIPVIANQTLRPFQSLKEPFSTSADTIRQLDGLAEMSLPQFLIASVLAEKKADSVLFGTSDPTHLRHNINALRYVEPLRPHLSRLNQLLS, encoded by the coding sequence ATGATAACCCTGGATCAACTATCCCCTTTAGGCATTGGAACCAGTCGGGCAGCATCGCTGGGAAGCAGGCTGGCAACGCACGATTTCGTTGATTTCCTGCGCATTGCGTCTGAACGAGGCATTAACCTGATTGATACGGCCGACTTTTATGGCTCCGGTGATGCCGAACGGCTCATTTCCCAAGGTGTCCGGGCAACGGGACTGCCCTTTTTTGTAGTTACCAAAGCCGGGCTTCCGCGTGTGCATACACCGGGCTGGCTATCGCCCCTGAACCAGATCGGCAAGAAGATCATCCAACGGGCGGGAGCCAAAAAGAACTATACATCAGGCTACCTGATCGACAGCGTCCGAAAAAGCAACAAACGCCTGCGGGTCGATGCGGCCGATGCACTGCTTCTGCACGAACCCGACTGGGCCGACATTGCCGATGCCGACAGTTGGGACGGGCTGGCGCAGATCCAGCAGCAGGGCCTGGCCCGGTACACCGGCGTGTCGACCAACGATTACCGCGTGGTGGAAGAAGGCATTCGGAGTGGACAGGTGCAACTGGTGCAAACGTCGGCCTGCTGGCAGGAAAACGGCACATCGTCTATTCTTGCCTTATGCCGGGCGCACCAGATTCCGGTGATTGCCAACCAGACACTGCGCCCCTTCCAGTCCCTGAAAGAACCTTTTTCCACAAGCGCCGACACCATCCGTCAGTTAGATGGGCTGGCGGAGATGTCATTGCCCCAGTTTTTGATTGCGTCGGTGCTGGCGGAGAAAAAAGCCGACAGTGTCCTGTTTGGCACCAGCGATCCGACGCACCTCCGGCACAACATCAATGCGCTGCGATACGTGGAGCCCCTGCGCCCTCATTTGTCGAGACTAAACCAACTCCTGTCATGA
- a CDS encoding GMC oxidoreductase (PFAM: GMC oxidoreductase~KEGG: pol:Bpro_1884 FAD dependent oxidoreductase) — protein MIVTKNTFPPGHSLDADICIIGSGPAAISMALSFDGSPLSVIVLTGGSWSETIPNQDLYRGSVSPRGSHEPLEENRRRQFGGTSSAWGGRCMPFEPVDFKARSWVPNSGWPFAYANLHPYYEQAADLCQIGRFEFNAQKAFPDSRQEILEGLDSDELVSYPLERWSPPVHFGKAYQKQLENSPNIQVLLDAHVISLQTQETTDSVSHVDVSMTGQMLSVQARKFVLATGGIENARLLLASTNDRFPNGLGNQHDNVGRYYMVHISGTYAELKLHDKGKLMADFERDAGGVYCRRRWWFPEPVQAKNKLLNTIFFLYHPIQKNGHRDVLFSSRFIAKSVLSILNQRSFHRSMNKAKQLMPDLREHTINIARNGLMDVPDLIRLGLKRMAKRRLPYLLPSKRNEFWGLYFQAEQSPNRTSRVRLSDSQKDSFGIPRAEVQLAFLEADIESIVKTHALFVRAFIEQKLGEIRYSEPGLRTYLRERMKTFNSASHHIGTTRMSDDPQTGVVDRDAKVYGLNNLYVAGSSVFPTGGHANPTLTIVAHALQLANFLKTKP, from the coding sequence ATGATCGTTACCAAAAATACGTTCCCGCCAGGTCACTCACTCGACGCTGATATCTGCATTATCGGTAGTGGTCCGGCGGCTATTTCAATGGCCCTCAGTTTCGACGGCTCTCCGCTTTCGGTCATTGTGCTCACGGGCGGCAGTTGGTCCGAAACTATCCCCAACCAGGATTTATACCGGGGCAGTGTTTCGCCACGGGGCTCCCACGAACCCCTGGAAGAAAACCGTCGACGCCAGTTTGGTGGTACCTCGTCGGCCTGGGGCGGTCGCTGCATGCCCTTTGAGCCGGTCGATTTCAAGGCCCGGTCCTGGGTACCCAACAGCGGCTGGCCATTTGCGTACGCCAACCTGCATCCATACTACGAACAGGCAGCCGACCTATGCCAGATTGGCCGTTTCGAGTTCAATGCCCAAAAAGCCTTTCCGGACAGCCGACAGGAAATTCTGGAAGGGCTGGACTCCGATGAGCTGGTTTCCTATCCGCTGGAACGCTGGAGTCCGCCCGTACATTTCGGCAAAGCGTACCAGAAACAGCTGGAGAACAGCCCCAACATTCAGGTATTGCTGGATGCGCACGTCATCAGCCTGCAAACGCAGGAAACGACCGATAGCGTCAGCCATGTTGATGTGTCGATGACGGGCCAGATGCTGTCTGTTCAGGCCCGGAAGTTTGTCCTGGCAACGGGCGGAATTGAAAATGCCCGTCTGTTGCTGGCCTCTACCAACGACCGCTTCCCCAACGGCCTCGGCAATCAGCACGACAACGTAGGCCGGTACTACATGGTACACATCAGCGGCACCTACGCAGAACTGAAACTGCACGATAAGGGAAAACTCATGGCCGACTTCGAGCGGGATGCCGGTGGCGTCTACTGCCGACGGCGCTGGTGGTTCCCCGAGCCGGTGCAGGCCAAAAATAAACTGCTGAATACCATCTTCTTTTTGTATCACCCGATCCAGAAGAACGGTCATCGGGACGTTCTGTTCTCCTCCCGGTTTATAGCCAAATCGGTACTGTCTATTCTGAATCAGCGCTCGTTTCATCGGTCAATGAACAAGGCGAAACAGTTGATGCCCGACCTCCGGGAACATACCATCAACATTGCCAGGAACGGCCTTATGGATGTGCCGGACCTGATTCGGCTCGGGCTCAAACGCATGGCGAAGCGCCGGTTACCCTACTTGCTCCCTTCCAAGCGAAACGAATTTTGGGGGCTGTATTTTCAGGCAGAGCAATCGCCGAACCGAACCAGCCGGGTGCGCTTGTCCGACTCCCAGAAAGACTCATTTGGTATACCGAGGGCCGAAGTCCAGCTCGCCTTTCTGGAGGCCGACATCGAGTCGATTGTAAAAACACATGCCCTTTTTGTCAGGGCATTTATCGAGCAAAAACTGGGCGAGATACGGTACTCGGAGCCGGGTTTGCGGACCTACCTGCGCGAACGAATGAAAACGTTCAATTCGGCTTCGCACCATATTGGTACCACGCGCATGTCTGACGACCCGCAAACGGGCGTGGTCGATAGAGATGCCAAGGTATACGGCTTAAACAACCTGTATGTGGCGGGGTCATCGGTGTTTCCAACCGGCGGACACGCCAACCCAACCCTCACCATTGTTGCCCACGCTTTACAGTTAGCCAATTTCCTAAAAACCAAACCCTAA